The Oreochromis aureus strain Israel breed Guangdong linkage group 16, ZZ_aureus, whole genome shotgun sequence genome includes the window TCCGGGCTTGGTGGAGGACTTTCACATGCCCGACTTCTTTGAACCTGAGCAGTTCTTCTCCAGCGTGTTCCGCATCAGCTCCTGCGGTCTGCAGCTGTGGACACACTATGATGTGAGTTTCAGAGGCAGCTGTTGCAGGACTGTCTGTGTATTTTTCTAAACATGCACGGTCCTTTCTTCTTGGTTTTTTGCACTTTGGTTTCTTTAGGTGATGGACAACCTGCTGGCTCAGGTGACTGGGACAAAGAGAGTGGTCCTCTACAGCCCCCAGGATGCTTTGCACCTCTACCTGTCAGGTTAgtggctgtaaaaacaaaacaaaacaggacttCCTGTTAGTTTTAATGCTGAAAAAGTACCGCATCTACTGTGTCCACtcacagtaaagagacagttaGCACCAAAATCACATGAAGAGATTTTCCAGATGATTCTGCTACGAGTTGCCGGTTTTTTGGAGATATCTGCAGGATCTTCTCACATTAGAAGAACAAGTACCTACTGGTTTAGCGTTTAGGTTGCTAAATGTTGGTTTTTGAAGATGCAGGCTAAAGTTATCCACCAACAAGCATGAGCTTGGTTAGCAGCGTGTTTATCATTGTTTCCCATTAGGCGATAAGTCAGAGGTTTTGGACATTGACGTCCCCGATCTGAAGCGGTTTCCTGAGTTTGTGAAAGCAAAGAGATACGAGTGCGTGCTGGAGCCCGGAGATCTGCTTTTCATCCCCGGTAGGTGGAGTGCTTCATTCCTCCTACAGCCAAACATGAAACACGACTGAACCCAGTGTCCTTGTTTTCCACAGCTCTATGGTTCCACAACACACTCGCTCTGGAGTTTGGAGTGGGCGTTAATGTCTTCTGGCGCCATCTACCTGCAGACAGCTACGACAAGAAGGACCCGTACGGTAACAAAGACCCTGTGGCTGCAACGCGAGCGCTTCAGGCCCTGGAGAGGGTGCTTCACACTCTGGATGAACTGCCAGCAGAGTATCGGGACTTCTACGGGCGGCGCATGATTCAGCGCATTCAGAAGAGGACGTACTGCGATAGGAAAATAGACGCGGAGCAGAACTCTGAgactacattacccagcagtcCATTTACTAAACCTGGATGAGTTCTGAGGCATGTGAAGTATCCAGTAAAGCAGCACTGCTTTGCTCAGCATGGAGGTTGACTGTTGATAGTTTGACTGTGTGTTGTgtaaaaaaattgaaattgGAGCTGAAAAATCAGACCTTCCACAGAGGAAACATGGATGCAGCtcacctgttttttttcctttaataaagCTTAAAGACTGAATGGAAAGGGGTGTGGCCACTTCTGAATGGCGATTGACAGCTTGACCATGTTTGTGGTGATACATGAAGAGAGAtaaaatactgtgcaaaagtcttgagccaactcttatattttgcttctaagcagtcagactttcttgtaaatTTTTAAAGTGGGTGTGAACAATGATCCTCCAGCTCTCTAAAGGTGCGTCTAAGGGTTTTgcttggacattggctgctttttcactcattgtcAGTCCAGTCCTAGTGCCTGACCCTTTCCATTATTACCCTTTGGTTGTAAAACGGCTGATGAGGTATTGTTGTCAACCTGCCGGGCAGACAAGCGGACACCCAAGTTTGCGAATGCGATAATGTGAGAACCAAATGACGTACAAACCTCAAAGTGACACCATAGGTGCAGCTACTAAAAAATCTCAGACAAATTCGAATCCAAGTGACCTcaacctcaaggtcagaggttttctgaaaatcataACTTTAGAAAAAGGTGTTGTATTAATCTCCTACAAGGCTGAGGGGTAGAACTAGTGGCCGCCAGTACTTTTGAATTATTTGTTATTTAGGACAATTAATGCTAGGCACCTAGCTCAAGAAATTAACCGGTATTGTGTCAACAGCAAGTTGTATTTTATCTTTAGGTACTCTTTTACTCGCAGTCTGTCACAAAACATGCCAAAGACAACAGGTTAACAGAAAACTTGTGTTTTTGCACCGACAAGGTGATTCTCAagctattagccaaaaacttggcatatttcagtatggtgtgcagtgtgtccttacgAATTTGAAGAAACTTGGAcaaaagaagtggcaggcctaaaGACCTATatgcagcagatgaacagtatctgaaagtcatgtttttAAGAAACAGGGACAGATCTAGCAAACACCTGACACAGGACATGAGAGATGCAGCTGGACcttcagctgatcagctgaagGTCCAGTGTTTCCACTGAAGCCTGGTCAGAAATGCTCTCTGTGGACGGGTCGCTGTTAAGAAGCCATTCTGAAGGAatataaaacatggtggaggctctgttatGGTGTGAAGCTGaatttcagtcagtggtgttggagatgtCAAAACTGATGGACCTAACAAGGAAAAGTACAGTCAGATTTTGATGCAACGTTCAGTACCATCTGACAAGCCTGTGATTGACAAccgcttcatttttcagcatgacaatgattcCAAACATGCTACCAGTGCATTAAAAGCACATCTAAAtagaaaaacagcaaatgattcagtttgaatttttttattgcacaaaggTTACAGTTCTTTGCTTCCTTACAAACAGTTTAAAGCTCTGTAAACAGTGAAGCAGCATCTCCCCAGTGTGCTCTGTATCTCCTGCTAACACCGCTTTGTGAGTCCCTGTCGTCACATTTCGTCAGTAAGTCTCAGCGTTTACGTGAGTGCACAAGAGCCAACCAGTGACCGACTACGTGAAGCAGGAAGAAGCTCCGAGATACGATTGTTTCCCAGAAGGAGACGGATACACGCTGTGGGCAAAAACTTTCAGTAAACTGCTGGCTACGTGAAAAACTCCAAAAAtgttctgactgatcagatcaCATTCGAGGTGCTACAAAAACCATCTTGCATAGTTGACAAAACACCCAGACTTTAACCTCAGTTTAAAACTAGTTTGGCTTTggatgcaaaaagaaaaagaaaaacaacaacacaaagctgAAGGTAACAGTCTGAGCCGTGGCTAACGGCGCCGTGCACCGTCCTGAATTTCTCTTCCCTCCGTTTGAGTTAGGAGACGAAACATCTCGgtgaagagcagcagagagTTGGGGGAGGAAGCGCAACATTTTGTGGGCCCGGTTCTGGTTCAGCCACAGTCACAATGAAAGTACATGAACGGGCGCACCCCTCAGTTCCTTCATGTACTTTCTGGGTGTGTGCACGATGCTATGAAAAACACTCATcggacagaaaacaaagaaatggcaCATGGCTTGTTGGTGTTCTCTATTCTGTGGATAActatgtgtgatttttttgtgttttattaagGTTGTTATTAGGCAGCTGAAAGAGAAAGCCGGATGATTCCCTTTTTAAGCCAGTTTTTGGTTAAAATCAcgatgaagctgctgcagttgGTGCTATGGAGTCTGCGCCATGCCGCGGCTGGACTTCATCTTCTCCAGTCTTTTAGAAAGGTGGCTGTTGTTGGACTCGAGCTCCTCGATCTTGTCCAGTGCCGACCGCAGCTGTTGGATTGAGCAGGAGGAAAGAGAACAGATTATCTTTTGAATTCGAGCCGGAGCCTCTTAGATTATCCAGCTTCTAATTCTGGGGTGAGAAAACGATACTCTACCTCTCTCTGGAGTTTGCGTTTCTCGGCCTTCAGGTCGTCCTCAATTTTTTCAGCGTTCTCAGCAGCAGACTTGTAGCGTGTCACCTGACCCTCAAGTCTGGTCACCTGCATAGCAAAGAAAAGCCATGATTTAAAGCTAAGCATTTAAGTCTTTAAAGGTGCTTAAgcaagcattttattttgaaaatttaaaaactttgacaCTCCGTATTTGAAAAGCCAATTAAAATATGTTTGAGAGATAAGTCTGAAATGTTTTGACAAACAAGCTTTCATCAGTGTCACTTTTACTTCTAAGATCCAGCTAGCGCTAAGCAGCAGCCCCGGCTCGTTTCATCTTGTGTTTGTCAGACTGGTTAGTTCATCGTTTTACTGGTTCAGCTCCCTCTCCAGTGAGTTTTAAACTGCAGATGGTGAGCTTCAGCTCCCCAACAGGAACCCCACATACAGGTGGAGAATTTGTTTATCCAATGCTACATCTAGATGGGGAGCAGAATGAGGAGTTGGGGTCTGACCAGAGAACCAAAGACTCACAAAGAGCCATCTGACAGTGAGGGCCTCTAAACACAGACCTGCCCTGCATGCAGGGAGAGATAAATGAGCTAGCTGATTAGCAGTGACTGGAATTtctaaagaaaacacacacagcgtATTTAATGATTTTTATCTGCTTACATTTTGTTCTAACGCCGTCGCTTCTTGCTCTGCCTTCACGAGTTTGAACTTCAACTCGCTGATCTGCCTGTTGGAGTCTCCTGGAAGGaatttaaaaagagatttaaatttttttaaaatcataaacacaaacttaaaaaCTAGAAGGCTGTTTCTGATTTATTTGACTTACTCTGTAATTCCATTATGTTTGGATCGTTTCCATTTTCAATAATTTCAGCATCTGGGCTGATGTCTGTGCTGTTcttctcagttttctgttccaATTGAGCTTTTAGTTTCTTTACCTGTAATAGAGGCATCAAAAGACTCACCAGTCAAATCtgttaaaaacaattttaaaaagtacaaaacaaacaatgaatTTAAAAGAAGACACAGGAGGCACTGGTGCAACTGGAGAAGTAAAAGATTCATACAGATGTGTAAGACAgacttaaaatataaatctgctCACCTGCTCTATCATTTTCTCACGCTCATCCACCAGTTTCCTCAGACGAATCTCTGAAATTAAAGCacatattttagaaaaaaaaaaagagaaaagaatcgCAGCATATTTGCAACTTTCTAATAATTACAATGACTTTGTTCCAtcttaaaaaggaaaataaaatcacatACCAGGGGTGGGAGGACCCGGAGAGATGACAGGGAGGGGGCTGGGGTTGATGCATGCAACAGAGCAGGCATCCAATGAGGGCGTGATGGagcagtgtgtgagggatgGGAGGGGGGTGTTAGCATGCACAAACTGTGGAGAGGAGGGGTCAGTGCAAGAGCACACAGCTTCCTGGACTATAGTCACACTGCATGACAACACACAATGAGCTACAAAAATGATATTTAGGTGTAAATGTGAAGAATAAACATATCTAATTAAAAATATtgtcattaaaaaacatttatttagagCAACATTTCAAACAGGTAACAGCAGGGTGTTTATTAGCATTTCaaagttgtttttcatttagtgcaacaaaaaaagaaacgtaCATTAACATACATGTTCTGTGCAGAGTGTGTGAAAGCAAAAATGGCTTTAAACTAATTTAAACACTGACATGAGGGACAGAACATGTTCGAGCTCGTTATCTTAAGTCTTAATAACAATTAcccattaatatttatttttgttgtggaCTCATGACATAAGTAGATGACGGAAATTGCACCGAGATGCGATGATGCTGTAGCAGAACCGTTGGAGAGCAATATAATCAGAGATGTGTGACATGGTACAAGCAGcaaaataaatgtccatcaatATCTGAATGAATGTTACCTGTTATATCAAGTGCATCATAGCCTGTGTATAAGCCTACAGTTACCTTAACAGTTTAGATCTTCATCTttccacaaattgttttttttgtttgcacaaATGAGCTCAATGAAAAGAGATTAAGAAAATATACAAACTTACATCAATATTTATTTGGAAAGAATCAAAGTGCTTTGAGGTTTAAACCGCTTTCTAAACATCAGTAAAATAACAGTTAAGGCATGTTAAGCACATCTGTAGACTACGACATCTTACATTCCTCTTTGCCCTTTCCtttgcctttctttccactcttctTTGACTCCTTCCCTGACTGTGCTGCCCCTTTATTGCTGCCCGCTTGGTCTGCACTCTTTGGTAAATCTGCATCTTCATCCTGCACCGCATTCTTGACCACATCTATCCCTGCCTCTACTAATGAAGACACAGTCTGGTTAATGTTCTCTGCAACAGCTCCCGGCGCTCCAGCGCTCGAGACTTCCTCTGAAGCTTTGCCTGGCTGGTCTGCTTCACCGGCTTCTTCTTTATGTGCGTTTATCTCTTCTTCACACACATTTTCCAACTTTTCTGAGGTAGCTTCCTCATGAGCCACAGAGTTTTGGTCTTCTTGAGGCACCGTATCTGGGTCTTTATCTGCCTGGTTACCTCCATCACTGCCTTCAGCTGACTTGTTTTCATTTGACTCGGCATTACTTTGGCACAGCCCATTGTTGGTTTCATCTGCCGTTAATTCAACTCCCTCATCAATTTCTTCCTGCTCTGGATTTTGGCAACGACTCAATTCTTCAGCTGCTTCAATATCCATGTCATCAAAATCAAAAGACTGcccttcatcttcatcatcctcttcCCCTTCATTCTCCAACTGATTATTATTTTCAGATTGGTCTTTGTTGGATTCATGCGGTTGCTCAGCTGACAAGGATGACTCTTCCTCATGTTGATCATTTTTATGTTGTGGATCTTCCACGACAGCCAATTTCTGATCAGCTGAAGAACCAGTCTCAGTAGCTTCTTGTGGAGCCTGTGGCGTATCTAACATGACAGCAGCACTGATCTCTAGTTCTTCGTCCTGCACTACAGTCTCATTGCTTAAGGCTTCAGGGCTTTCTGTTGATGACGCACCATCACAACTGTTGCTTTTTTCATCTGGATTAACTAAATCTTTGGGTTCTTccagatttttgttttctaaattaTCACCATCCTGATGTGGAGATGTGACAATGGCAGGAGGGCACTCTTGTTCAGTCTCTGCTCTTGGCTCCCCATCAGCGGACTCCTCAGGACCGTCGCTGGTAACGTCGATGGGAGGGTCATCTGTACCAGAGTTTATAACTTCGGATGTCTCCGTGTCAGATGAACCTTTGACACCACTCGGGGAGTCTTCAGCAGACGGTGGCAGGATGAATATGTTGTCTTTACTCTCAGAAGCAGACTCCGAGTCATTGGCAGCAATGTCACCATTGGTTGGAACGTGTGATTCTCCTTCAGTGTTGCTGCTCGTTTCAGGGCTGTTTTTGGTGTTGTTAGATGTGCTGTCAGATTTCCTGTCGTCAGCAGACTCTGCTTTCTCTTCTGTTTGATCAGTATGGATGACATCACCATCAGCTGAGATACCGACCCTTTCAGGATCATCTACACTGGACGTACACTCTTTGTCAAGGCGATCAGTGCTCTCTGCACTGTTGGAGTTGAGTTCGACTGTACAGATGTTGGCCTCTGTGTCAGGATTTGTTGCTGTTTCCATTTCTGGTACTTTCTCGGTTTCAAAGGTTTCCTCGTGGTCTTGTTCATCTTTTTCAGAATCTGTTCTGGATTCTTCAAGAGTTTCAACACTTTTCAGTGCCTCTACTGATTCTACAGTCTCTGTTTCCAAAGTTTCTCCATcattctgttcttctgtaacgTGACCCACTATTGTTTCACTGGGAGTTTCACTGTTTTCAATACAGGCCACAGATTCCACTTCTTCTAATGTCTCTACTTCCAAAGTAGGTTTCTCCTCTTGATCAGCCTCTTTGGAATCTGTTTCTATTGATTCCTTGATGGTTTCCAAATGAGAAGAACTTTCAGTGGGTTCTTCTGTCTCTACTGCACTGTCAGTCTCTATGTCCAaagtttgttctttattctgtTCCTCTGTAACATCATCCACTATTACGCTGCTGAGAGTTTCTGTTTGACAAGGGTTTTCAGCAGGTGATACTTCTTCTGTTTCTTCTATCTTGTTGGTTTCTAGAGTTTGTTCGGTGTCTTGATCATCAATTTTGGAGTCTGTTTCAGTTTCCTCGAGAATTTCTGCATGAGACAAACTTTGAGTAGGTTCCTCTGCCTCTACTGTATCTGTGGCCTTTGTTTCTAAAGTTTGTTCCTGGTTCTGTTCATCCTTAACATGAGCCACTGTTACTTCTTTTTGGGCTTCACAAATGGCCTGAGTAGGTTCTACCATTTCTGCTTCTTCTACTGTGTTGGTTTCCAAAGTTTCTTCCTCATGGCACTCATTTGAAACAGTTTGTTCTTTACATTTACTGGATTCGATCGGCTCCACTGCATTGACTTCCTCAGTTTCTTGCTTTTCCTGCTCTTCCTTGACTTGATCCACCTTGGATTCCTTAAAGGTTTGATTGACAGAGCCATCGGCAGTAAGTTCTGCAGCAGATCCACCATTACTTCCTGCtggttctttgtcttttttcttttcattcgccgtttcatttttctgtttggtcTTATCATCTTGAGCCCctcctttctttttgcctctcttcttctttttcttctttttccctgAAGCAGGAGTACCCTGAGGCTGAGATTTACTGGGCGTTTCCTCTGCCTCATCGTTCTCTGCCTCTTCTGCATTTTCAGGCTCAGGTTGAGCTTCAATGTTTGAAGCAGTTGGAACGGATTCATCGGTTAAATTTTCTTTTGGAGCAACATCTGCAACTTTTTGTTGAGGACATAATTCAGTATTTGTTAAATGACTTTTCTCAACAGCTTCCTGTTTGCTGTCTTGCACCTCACTGGTGTCAACACTAACACTTTTGTCATCTGTCTCGACTACATTTGGACTACTCGTCTCTTTTAAACTAACCCCCTCAGACATTTCTCTTTCTGGAACATCAGGACTTGTTACAATCTCTTTCAGCTCAAAACTACTGGGTTCTGTAGTAGGAGAGTCACTGATTTCTGCATTTAAGTCCTCACTGAGACCATTTTCTCCAgtgttgtttttctctgcagGTAAGCAGGTCTGTTGTTCTTCTTGTGGCTGTTCTtcactggatgttttcagtgtggaAACATCAGCAGCATTACAGAGAAGATCAGAGCTCATATGATTCTCTTTGGCTTTCTCGTGCATTTCTTGTTGCTGCTCTGGAcccacttcttcctcttctctgcTACTTCTCAACTCAGTCTCCTCTGTGTTGCCTGGGAGATCATGAAGAGCATACGGTGATGGAAGGCCAAAAAAGTGTAGGCTTAAGACAAGACTTTCAACACTTCATCAGGAAGCGCATCAGCAGAAGTCAAGGTAAGGCAGAACACCTGGCTGATTCAAAGGCcagaaagagaagcagagtgccAAGATGACCAGGaagcacaagaaaaaaaaaaaaagcagaagaagaaaggcaGGAGGAAAATCAAAATAAGGCTGCTGATCCCGAGTACgtaagagaaaagaagaagggaATACTCCAACTGAATTTTCGCTACACACACCAGATGTTGACTTTTAAAAAGAGGATCATTCAATCCTCTCACTGTAGGATGCATCAGGATTTACACACCAACGCCACCCGCATTAGCAAAGTTAGTCGTGATTCAGCACTTATGTGTTTCTGGTGAAAGTGACTGAGGTGCAAGAGTTACATGAAAGCCAAGCATTAGTAATGGAAGATGATACAGAAAAAGCAAGTCTGTTAGTGGATGATATTTTAAAGGAAAAGCTTAGAGAGGTGATTCTCATTATGTTTCTAGTTGCTTCTCAGTCATATGTCAGCCTGTCTCCCACTACAGTCTGACTTCACGTTAGCCGATAATGTgcaaaactttgcagaagaagAGAAACGTGTTTACAGACTGGTACTAAATTATCCCTTTATAACAACTGAATGAAGGCTGAATTTCTTAAACTAACTAACTTGAACTTGGATTAAGGCTTAAAGTTTGCATTGTTAGGGGCGTGGCCACTCTCATCGATAGGGTGACGCAGACACATGCAGCTGTAGCTGCTAGGGCTTACCTCAGCTAATTCAGGTTACTAATAATAAAACTCATATGGCTTGGTGAGCCTTAAAATCCATCTAAGAAGTAAGCTCGTGCTCTAGTTTTTATAACTGAAATTCTAGTACTTCATCTAATATTCAACTTAGTACTAAACAGCAGGCCTCTGTGTGATGTTTTGTGCTAAGTTTCTAGTATTAGCTGATGACTTAGCAATCCAGTATCCTGAAGAAGTATGCCCCTTTTTAttgaaagataaaaaaaaggccaaacttaaacttaaaataaaatttctcAAGTTTGCTCCAGTCAAACTAGTGCACATCTTTTATAGTGTCCACAGACGGAGCATGCGCTCTGCCACAACTGTGTGGCACATGAATGTGTTTTAAATAGTTAATGGACAACAATGGAGATTTATgttatagagaaaaaaaaatatattgatgGTTAAtggttttagtctttttaaGGACTAAAGCTTCTGGACAGTGAGTAACTGATGAAGGCTCGATGTGTGAactagtttttcctttttaccaGAAAAATACAGAGGATCACCAAGCTTATCCTTTACAGATCAGTGCAAATCAGAGTCTAAGTGATATTTGACAGCATGACGCTGGGAACTGAAGAGTTCACTCCAAAATCTGGCTCAAAAAACTCTCAAAAACTTTCAAtagttaaaaaaacatattctATTTCATCGTTACTACCGTTTTGGAATGAGACTCTTGCATCAGTCGTACGCCGAGCCATGCagtgagaagaaagaaagttTTTAATTCCACAGTGGGTTTTACCGAGCATGCCGTTTCCCTCTGCTGGGGTCGTCTGCGAGTCCTGAGCTGGTTGGGAAGCAGGGTCTGCACTAGGGGACTCGTCAGCTTCTGCCACATCGACATCCCCATTGATGCTCAGATCAGGTCCCAACACTATTCCATGTTTCTGCAGTTAGAATAAATTGTTAGCATCGGAAAGCACCAGAACAGCAATTCCCAAACAACTAAAGCTtacagcgtttttcttttttttttttttttccacacactgAGTACCTTCAGAATATCTTTCAGCTTCACGACTTCTTCTCTGAGCTCATCGCGCTCAATTCGGATTGCATCTGTGTATTCTTTCTGCCGCTCTAAGGCCTGAGCAGAGCCACCCACCCAAAAGTGTTGCAGAGtgcaaaacaaagttaaaagtGTGCAAGAAGtgaaaacaagtaaaaacaGGCATTCAGGGTCATGCAAAGAAGATGCTGATTTCATGTCAGTAAGCTGAATATGATTAAATGAAAAACTGCTGGCTCCTTGGCCATACCCCAATTTTTTTATCCTTCCACTCCACCGTCTCCTGCAGATCAGTAATTTCTCTAACAAAACCCTCCTGTTTCAAACGCAGCTGACGGATCTCCTAAACAGCAGGAAAAGGAAAGCAAAGGTGTAAAAGTGAAGGAGAATGAAAGTAAAGCAGAGCAGGTATCAACTGTGcgggaaaagaaggaaaagttgTGAAAAGCACCCCAACATGCAGCCTCTCTGCGTGACACACTGAGTACAGgacagactttttttctttttaaatatggaAATCTGCAAAACGCTTCACACTCATAGTGAGTGGGGGATGGGGGGGTACTCACGTTTAGCAGCTCTTCACTTTGCTTTAGCGTCTCTTTCATTTCACTGAACTGGAACTGAAGCACACTGTGGGCATACTTCTCTCGCTCATATTCCTGTGGGGAGCAAGATTTTGTTTAACAGCCAAGTAACTGACAGAGGGCACAAAAACATTACAGCACAGCTGCTTTTGGGAATTTCAGCACCTTTATTGGATACCAATACTGACTTAATGAGCTGACAATACACATGTCTCATATGTCCTAATGCAACCTTATCAGCTCTGCTCTGGTGTAATAAAAAGCAATGAAGCTCACTTATGATTTCCTTGTCTGACTGTACAGCCTCACTTCTGTTTCAAACCTCTTTAAAACACTCGGTGCATTTAAGGGTTATATGAAGCTTGTTAGATGCTGGGTTGTCCAGGTGAAACCTTTGTACTGCTTCTTATTAGAAGTTAGGATGTCAGAGCCTTGTTTGATACATAGACTGTAGATAAAAGACGCCCCCCTGTGCCTGTACTTGGGATTTGCACTGATTCACTTTCCAGACGTGGAAGCTATGTAGATATTTTTTGGATATGCAGTCTAATTTTTTTGCAGGGATTCTCTGCATGTCTATTTTCAGACATGTCTGCTTTGGGGAAACTAAAACATTCAAACTGCGGCAGGTTTTGGTTCTAGATTTTCAGCTGATCCATGACATCCTTAATTTTGTGATGTTGTAGTTCTCTGCAGACTAAAGAGGTCTTCAGTAAAGATGGCTATGAAGCTGTGGAGGCCAGCTGATACTCTAAACAGAATTTATTGGCTTTGACAGGAGATGTCACACGAGCCAAGACACGCTAATGTacagaataaataatttttatgatccaacataaaaaaaatgacatactGTGCTTTTTCACTTTATATTAATGGCAGTTTTAAGGACAGTCTGTCGTACCTTGACTTTCTCCTCGTACTCTCGGCGTGACTCAGTTAGCAGCTCCTCAAGCTCCATGAGTGAGTCTTTGAGCGTGTCCACCTGGTACATCAGGTTGTTTTTCTCATTGTCCAGCTGAGCGTTCGACACCATGGCCTTACGATACTTCTCCTCCACTTCTGCTAGTGCATCCTGATGCATTGACAAAGGATAGAGGAATATCACAGTTGCTAGCTCCAACCGGTAACAGCAGGTGGCTGGCACACCCTTAACCTGGTTCTTCTTCCCCACCGTCGCCATGTGCTGTTCAGCGGGCACCATTATATATAtgtagtatttttattttatgtaacaCTCCATGAGATCGCTGTTGATGAATAAGCACTGTGCTAATAAAACTGCACTAATGAATTTAGATTAAAGTCTGAATTATGTACTTTCTGtaagtgaaaatgaaattaagcacacatgcatgcacacacatcaaaagaaagaaagaagaccACATGCAGATCACAGTTATAGCATGCAACAAACACTTTTGAGCCACATGAAAGGACTGCTATTAGAGTCCTTTCACTCCTACTCATTGAGGAAGAATTGAACACTCTCTCCACAGGTTATTGATCTGTATAACAGAAGCCTCAGAGGAAAGAATTTCAACCCAGTGTGCcataaaagcaaaaagaaaaccacaatAACCAGTTCAAGTCAGGGGAGACAAACCCGTTAGTTAACAGTATGGAAGGCTCTCAGGTTTATACCTTGACTTCTTTTAGGTTCTGAGTGTACTTGGCTTCCACTTCCTGAATTTGATCCTTCAGTTCGTGAATCTCCTGGTAaagagtgcagcagcagcagcagcagaggtgagcAGAGATGCACAGTGTGACAGCAGCAGTGAAGGTGAAGCAGAGAGTTTGGGGAACAGTTAACACTGTGAGAGGACAGCTTCGCAAAGACAACGAGAATGGTAAAAATATGGCACAGACTGACAAAACAGCTAGCCCGGTTGTTGTGTACAACAGTGGTCCCCAACCACCTGGCCATGgactggtaccggtccgtgagtcgtttggtactgggccacaagagttgaggctcgtgtgaaatttacagttttcagggtttttatggttatttttttttatcatttttatcgttaactccgtttccctgggtcttttcccttgtgttatgaataaatcttttttttggtaccggtactagttttattttgttgtatttatccacgacaccttaaaggtccgtgaaaatattgtcgga containing:
- the lrrfip1a gene encoding nuclear-pore anchor isoform X3; the encoded protein is MGTQGTGRKRSTKKDKTTAEDDALNLIAREAEARLAAKRAARAEAREIRMKELERQQKELSDDDERMSVGSRGSARSDLDAVGAYGGGGSSSHKKSKKKKKHKHKDRDKNGCDDEYSVISDRSSRLSDESRVSRSRLDLTSSRLSDDSRLSRVSRSDLQLASYASSDLYSLNGLSSSRNPGSAFNGYQSSLYEDSLCSGSRRVVSASSHPLEYTSYRSSGSRASSRAGSARTSPVDNCSSVASFLRSSSSGLPRDLDDVTIPDFPDVSRFAPAGARGCDVEDRDYLEKGSRAASALTAGTLTSLGGSSSRRGSGETALTVDAESSIREIKEIHELKDQIQEVEAKYTQNLKEVKDALAEVEEKYRKAMVSNAQLDNEKNNLMYQVDTLKDSLMELEELLTESRREYEEKVKEYEREKYAHSVLQFQFSEMKETLKQSEELLNEIRQLRLKQEGFVREITDLQETVEWKDKKIGALERQKEYTDAIRIERDELREEVVKLKDILKKHGIVLGPDLSINGDVDVAEADESPSADPASQPAQDSQTTPAEGNGMLGNTEETELRSSREEEEVGPEQQQEMHEKAKENHMSSDLLCNAADVSTLKTSSEEQPQEEQQTCLPAEKNNTGENGLSEDLNAEISDSPTTEPSSFELKEIVTSPDVPEREMSEGVSLKETSSPNVVETDDKSVSVDTSEVQDSKQEAVEKSHLTNTELCPQQKVADVAPKENLTDESVPTASNIEAQPEPENAEEAENDEAEETPSKSQPQGTPASGKKKKKKKRGKKKGGAQDDKTKQKNETANEKKKDKEPAGSNGGSAAELTADGSVNQTFKESKVDQVKEEQEKQETEEVNAVEPIESSKCKEQTVSNECHEEETLETNTVEEAEMVEPTQAICEAQKEVTVAHVKDEQNQEQTLETKATDTVEAEEPTQSLSHAEILEETETDSKIDDQDTEQTLETNKIEETEEVSPAENPCQTETLSSVIVDDVTEEQNKEQTLDIETDSAVETEEPTESSSHLETIKESIETDSKEADQEEKPTLEVETLEEVESVACIENSETPSETIVGHVTEEQNDGETLETETVESVEALKSVETLEESRTDSEKDEQDHEETFETEKVPEMETATNPDTEANICTVELNSNSAESTDRLDKECTSSVDDPERVGISADGDVIHTDQTEEKAESADDRKSDSTSNNTKNSPETSSNTEGESHVPTNGDIAANDSESASESKDNIFILPPSAEDSPSGVKGSSDTETSEVINSGTDDPPIDVTSDGPEESADGEPRAETEQECPPAIVTSPHQDGDNLENKNLEEPKDLVNPDEKSNSCDGASSTESPEALSNETVVQDEELEISAAVMLDTPQAPQEATETGSSADQKLAVVEDPQHKNDQHEEESSLSAEQPHESNKDQSENNNQLENEGEEDDEDEGQSFDFDDMDIEAAEELSRCQNPEQEEIDEGVELTADETNNGLCQSNAESNENKSAEGSDGGNQADKDPDTVPQEDQNSVAHEEATSEKLENVCEEEINAHKEEAGEADQPGKASEEVSSAGAPGAVAENINQTVSSLVEAGIDVVKNAVQDEDADLPKSADQAGSNKGAAQSGKESKKSGKKGKGKGKEECKMS